Proteins from one Chroococcidiopsis sp. CCMEE 29 genomic window:
- a CDS encoding glycosyltransferase, whose translation MSKKQSIIIYRDHLLPASETFVRAQAEALQHFTPYYVGSRLVQGLPVPKERTLVINRGHRLLGKANEYSFKLWGFAPTFFQQVRNLNPEIIHAHFGSDGALALPLARNLRVPLLITFHGFDAAGKDEYARRSFYSHQLYLRRRELLKHETQMFIAVSEFIKKKLLEQDFPPEKIVVHYIGIDTELFRPNPVVVREPIVLFVGRLTEKKGCEYLIRAMKGVQAAMPEVELVVIGEGLLRPSLERLAGEMLRRYRFLGVQPPESVRAWMNRAKVFCVPSVTAESGDSEGFGMVFAEAQAIGLPVVSFASGGILEAVKHGETGFLVTERKWEELTMHILLLLEEEILWHCFSENGQHRVHTLFNLHKQTSVLENLYQQILNPKGEFSLL comes from the coding sequence ATGTCTAAAAAGCAAAGCATAATCATTTATCGAGATCACCTGCTTCCAGCCTCTGAAACTTTCGTGCGCGCGCAGGCAGAAGCCTTGCAGCACTTTACCCCATACTATGTAGGTTCTCGCCTTGTGCAGGGCTTGCCCGTTCCTAAAGAGCGAACTTTAGTGATAAACCGAGGGCACAGATTGTTGGGTAAGGCGAACGAATACTCTTTTAAACTCTGGGGGTTTGCACCCACTTTCTTCCAGCAAGTAAGGAATCTCAACCCTGAGATAATTCACGCCCATTTTGGCTCGGACGGCGCTCTTGCTTTGCCTTTAGCAAGGAATTTACGGGTGCCACTATTAATCACCTTTCATGGCTTTGACGCTGCGGGGAAAGATGAGTATGCCCGTCGCTCCTTCTACAGCCACCAACTCTACCTTCGCCGTAGAGAGTTACTCAAACATGAGACTCAAATGTTTATTGCTGTTTCGGAATTTATCAAGAAAAAGTTACTGGAGCAGGATTTTCCTCCAGAAAAGATAGTAGTGCATTATATCGGTATAGACACTGAGCTATTCCGACCTAACCCAGTGGTGGTGCGTGAACCGATAGTGCTGTTTGTGGGTCGATTGACGGAAAAGAAGGGTTGCGAGTACCTGATCCGAGCTATGAAGGGGGTGCAGGCAGCAATGCCTGAAGTAGAGCTAGTGGTGATTGGGGAGGGGCTACTTCGTCCCTCCCTTGAGAGGCTGGCTGGAGAAATGTTGCGCCGCTACCGCTTCCTTGGGGTACAACCTCCAGAAAGCGTGCGAGCTTGGATGAATCGAGCCAAGGTGTTTTGTGTTCCTAGTGTCACTGCTGAGTCAGGTGATTCAGAGGGGTTCGGCATGGTATTTGCCGAGGCTCAAGCTATAGGGTTACCAGTAGTGAGCTTTGCTAGTGGCGGGATTCTTGAAGCAGTGAAGCATGGCGAAACGGGTTTTCTGGTAACTGAACGCAAATGGGAGGAGCTGACTATGCACATTCTGTTGCTACTTGAGGAAGAAATCTTATGGCATTGTTTCAGCGAAAATGGGCAACACCGAGTACATACTTTGTTTAACTTACACAAGCAGACTAGCGTACTGGAAAACCTTTACCAACAGATTCTGAATCCAAAAGGTGAGTTTAGTCTTTTATGA
- a CDS encoding O-antigen ligase, with amino-acid sequence MKTILRRIEMSFVVFVLLFSTTPFFHLMPAAGGLTQATWYVVYIITFLLILVRWRRFIYVFTKGKLLLLLVGIALVSVLWSAAPGFTLRRSFALLCTTMLGAYLATRYALNQQVRLLCWTFGILVLLNLVFCLTMPIYGIDSGIHAGAWQGIYHQKNILGRLMSLSSVFFLLKSLSSHRYRWVLWTGFCLSFSMLLLSRSKTSLVIFIVLVILLPFFNALRWNSGLKVHFFMIVVILSGGIATWFINIQEGVLTSLGRDSTLTGRLPLWSTLVDASQDRPWLGFGYNAFWLGWQGDGSSSVWSMHPWHPNHAHNAFLDLYLNLGLIGLTVFMLGFLSVCIKAANWVRLTKTAEGFWPLMYMIFLLLINQTESVLLSQNNILWLLYVTIGLSMTIQRHAQGSKTNTLSENPSTTRCVRDV; translated from the coding sequence ATGAAAACTATTTTAAGACGTATTGAAATGAGTTTTGTGGTTTTCGTTCTTTTGTTTTCTACAACTCCTTTTTTCCACCTTATGCCAGCAGCAGGTGGATTAACACAGGCGACTTGGTATGTAGTATATATAATCACCTTTCTTTTAATTCTTGTGCGATGGAGACGATTTATTTATGTCTTTACAAAAGGTAAACTCCTACTACTGTTGGTAGGAATTGCTCTAGTTTCAGTTTTATGGTCTGCTGCTCCAGGGTTTACCTTACGTCGTAGCTTTGCTTTATTGTGTACAACTATGCTTGGGGCTTACTTGGCTACGCGCTATGCTCTGAATCAGCAGGTGCGTTTGTTATGTTGGACGTTTGGTATTTTGGTGCTGCTCAACCTAGTGTTTTGTCTAACCATGCCGATTTACGGTATTGACAGTGGAATTCACGCTGGAGCTTGGCAGGGTATATACCATCAGAAAAACATCTTAGGTCGCTTAATGAGCTTAAGCTCAGTGTTTTTTTTGCTTAAGAGCCTAAGCAGCCACAGGTACCGCTGGGTTCTATGGACTGGCTTTTGTCTGTCATTCAGTATGCTGCTACTTTCAAGGTCAAAAACTTCTCTAGTCATCTTTATAGTCTTAGTGATTCTATTACCCTTCTTCAATGCCTTACGGTGGAATTCTGGGCTAAAAGTACATTTTTTTATGATTGTAGTAATACTAAGTGGAGGTATAGCTACGTGGTTTATAAATATTCAGGAAGGCGTTCTAACTTCTTTGGGGAGAGATAGTACGCTTACTGGACGCTTACCCCTATGGTCAACTTTAGTGGACGCAAGCCAAGACCGCCCTTGGCTGGGATTTGGATACAATGCGTTTTGGCTAGGTTGGCAGGGGGATGGGTCTAGTTCTGTCTGGAGTATGCACCCATGGCACCCTAATCATGCTCACAATGCATTTTTGGATCTATACCTGAACTTGGGTTTGATAGGTTTGACAGTATTTATGCTTGGCTTTCTAAGTGTTTGTATAAAAGCAGCCAACTGGGTACGCTTAACTAAAACAGCAGAAGGTTTTTGGCCGCTGATGTACATGATATTTCTGTTGTTAATTAACCAAACTGAAAGTGTACTTCTATCGCAAAACAACATCCTCTGGCTTCTCTATGTGACTATAGGTCTTTCTATGACCATTCAGCGACATGCTCAAGGGAGCAAAACAAATACCTTGAGTGAAAACCCAAGCACAACAAGATGCGTCAGAGATGTCTAA
- a CDS encoding NAD-dependent epimerase/dehydratase family protein has protein sequence MSVVVITGSAGLIGSEAVRFFSKLGMHVIGIDNDMRKFFFGEEASTTWNRKCLEENVKNYKHHDIDIRNYSKIEGIFKYFGKKISLIIHTAAQPSHDWAARDPFSDFSVNANGTLNLLQATREYCPEAPFIFTSTNKVYGDLPNYLPLAELEKRWEIDPSHKYSSGIFEDMSIDQSKHSLFGASKVAADVLVQEYGRYFGMKTVSFRGGCLTGPNHSGTQLHGFLAYLIKCAMTGTPYTIFGYRGKQVRDNIHSSDLIAAFYEFYIDPGIGEVYNIGGGRESNCSMLEAIELCQEITGRELDYSYTEDNRSGDHIWYISDLSKFKAKYPSWSIKYSVPQILREIYEHNSGRWANQ, from the coding sequence ATGAGTGTAGTAGTCATAACGGGCTCAGCTGGTCTAATTGGTTCCGAGGCAGTAAGGTTTTTTAGTAAGCTTGGCATGCATGTTATAGGTATTGATAACGACATGCGTAAGTTCTTTTTTGGGGAAGAAGCTTCAACTACCTGGAATCGCAAGTGCTTAGAAGAAAATGTAAAAAACTACAAGCACCACGACATCGATATACGAAACTACTCGAAAATTGAAGGAATTTTTAAGTACTTTGGCAAAAAGATATCGCTGATTATTCATACAGCTGCCCAACCTTCTCACGACTGGGCAGCTCGCGATCCATTCTCAGACTTTTCCGTCAATGCTAATGGCACCCTTAACCTGTTACAAGCAACACGCGAATATTGTCCAGAAGCTCCATTCATTTTCACATCTACAAACAAAGTGTATGGTGATCTGCCAAACTACTTACCTTTAGCTGAACTGGAAAAGCGTTGGGAGATCGATCCATCGCATAAATATTCCTCGGGAATATTTGAAGATATGAGTATCGATCAAAGTAAGCATTCTTTGTTTGGAGCTTCCAAAGTTGCTGCTGATGTCCTTGTTCAAGAATATGGCCGCTACTTTGGGATGAAAACAGTGTCTTTTCGAGGAGGATGCCTCACAGGACCAAATCATTCGGGAACACAATTGCACGGCTTTTTAGCTTACTTAATAAAATGTGCAATGACTGGAACACCCTATACTATCTTTGGGTATAGGGGAAAACAAGTTCGCGACAACATTCATTCATCCGATCTCATTGCCGCATTCTATGAATTTTATATAGACCCTGGTATTGGTGAAGTCTATAACATAGGGGGCGGTCGTGAGAGCAACTGCTCAATGCTAGAAGCTATTGAATTGTGTCAAGAAATCACTGGCAGAGAGCTTGATTACTCCTACACAGAAGATAATCGCAGCGGCGATCATATCTGGTACATCAGCGATCTTTCAAAATTCAAGGCCAAATATCCAAGTTGGTCAATTAAATATAGTGTTCCGCAAATTCTGCGTGAGATTTACGAACATAATAGTGGAAGGTGGGCTAACCAGTGA
- a CDS encoding DUF2887 domain-containing protein, with protein MKKEIAPYRVLLESPQVQRVYLNQLEEATESSLGIGIVQLVVETPKKAPSRAKHLLAKANQEVNNAALKLEIIQLIEMIVLYKFPQKSRQELEEMLGLNQLKQTKVYQEALAEGKQVGEVTIVLRQLKRRLGSVEAQLQEQIQQLSSAQVAELAEALLEFSSSADLVAWLQSHQ; from the coding sequence GTGAAAAAGGAAATAGCACCGTATCGCGTACTGCTAGAGAGTCCGCAAGTACAGCGAGTGTATTTGAATCAGCTAGAGGAAGCCACAGAAAGTTCGTTGGGAATTGGAATTGTGCAGTTGGTAGTGGAAACTCCAAAAAAGGCTCCCAGCCGAGCGAAGCACTTACTGGCAAAAGCGAACCAGGAGGTTAATAATGCTGCTCTCAAACTAGAAATCATACAATTGATAGAAATGATTGTGTTGTACAAATTCCCTCAAAAAAGCCGTCAGGAGTTGGAAGAAATGCTGGGATTAAATCAGTTAAAACAGACGAAGGTTTATCAAGAGGCACTGGCAGAGGGGAAGCAGGTAGGAGAGGTAACCATCGTTCTGCGCCAACTCAAACGGCGGCTGGGATCTGTTGAGGCACAGCTACAAGAGCAGATTCAGCAGCTATCTAGTGCTCAAGTAGCAGAATTGGCTGAAGCTTTATTAGAGTTTTCTAGTTCAGCAGATCTAGTAGCTTGGTTGCAAAGTCATCAATAG
- a CDS encoding glycosyltransferase family 4 protein has product MKQEQQKYKVAILVNIIAPYRVPIYKLIGSFFDLSIFYGGQEQNRTSWQNVEKKLSGINIKRSWGLTLSFRQRINNGVYDYKFVHLTPGYFFDLLRYNPDAVITNEMGFRTLVALLYGTILHKPVWVYSGVTLHTERSIGLLKKALRWLISHWAKHWISYGETATEYLLSLGIHRERILQLQNCVDEQLYLQSAVPAVNLESKPVFLYVGQLIRRKGVDKLLEAAARLQQEGHHFSLLLVGSGAEKESLETLAQKLGLQNVHFYPAQSPEAMPSIYRSANCLVFPTLDDPWGLVVNEALWSGMPVLSSKYAGCAKELLPSENIFDPLNLDDFVGALARALAGQIAPPDQSRLKTCGEVADLVVNDIRVCLGINDTSVAQPITKNQALNKGISS; this is encoded by the coding sequence ATGAAACAAGAGCAGCAGAAGTATAAAGTCGCTATTTTAGTGAATATTATTGCTCCTTATCGAGTACCTATATATAAGCTAATTGGCTCCTTCTTTGACTTAAGCATCTTCTACGGAGGGCAGGAACAGAATAGGACTTCTTGGCAGAACGTAGAGAAAAAGCTCAGCGGTATAAACATTAAACGTTCTTGGGGGCTTACGCTAAGCTTTCGCCAGAGGATTAACAATGGTGTATACGATTATAAGTTTGTTCACTTAACTCCTGGTTACTTCTTCGACCTTTTGAGATATAACCCAGATGCAGTAATTACTAATGAAATGGGTTTCCGTACATTGGTAGCTTTGCTGTATGGAACAATCTTACACAAACCAGTTTGGGTTTATTCGGGAGTAACACTGCATACAGAACGCTCTATAGGACTGCTGAAAAAGGCTTTGCGTTGGTTAATCTCGCACTGGGCAAAGCACTGGATTAGCTACGGAGAAACCGCAACAGAGTATCTCCTAAGTTTAGGAATTCATCGAGAGCGGATTTTGCAACTTCAAAATTGTGTAGATGAGCAGCTGTATCTTCAGTCTGCGGTGCCAGCCGTGAATCTCGAATCCAAGCCTGTATTTCTGTATGTAGGGCAGCTGATACGCAGGAAAGGAGTAGATAAACTCTTAGAAGCAGCCGCCAGACTACAGCAGGAGGGACATCACTTTTCGCTCCTTTTGGTCGGGAGTGGAGCAGAAAAGGAATCGCTTGAGACTCTGGCTCAAAAACTAGGTTTGCAGAACGTGCACTTCTATCCTGCCCAATCACCAGAGGCAATGCCCAGCATTTATCGTAGCGCTAATTGTTTGGTGTTTCCGACTCTAGATGATCCGTGGGGACTGGTGGTGAATGAAGCCCTTTGGTCAGGTATGCCTGTGCTTTCATCAAAGTATGCAGGTTGTGCTAAGGAATTACTCCCTAGTGAGAACATCTTCGATCCACTGAATTTAGATGATTTTGTAGGCGCATTAGCAAGAGCATTGGCAGGTCAGATTGCACCTCCTGACCAATCTCGACTGAAAACCTGTGGCGAAGTTGCAGACCTAGTTGTAAACGACATACGAGTTTGCTTGGGTATTAATGATACTTCCGTTGCACAGCCTATTACCAAAAACCAGGCATTAAACAAAGGGATTTCCTCCTAG
- a CDS encoding WecB/TagA/CpsF family glycosyltransferase: MINEGKYSILGVNVHAVDYDFAVAKIISAAETKSPCSVSALAVHGVMTGFMDSVHARRLNGMDLVVPDGQPVRWALRWLYKKRLTDRVYGPNLTQRVAEAFAERGLSVYLYGSKQEVLNKFAQNLTQRFPELKIAGMEPSKFRRLTEYERTELADRIKASGANAIFLGLGCPRQEIWAYEYRNLVNIPILAVGAAFDFHAGTLPQAPKIMQDLGLEWLYRLIQEPKRLWRRYVILNPLYVWNIFLQYLGLKKFVPGVPDGSERIESYG; encoded by the coding sequence GTGATTAACGAAGGTAAGTACTCTATTCTTGGCGTAAATGTACACGCTGTAGACTATGACTTCGCCGTAGCGAAGATTATTTCAGCAGCTGAAACAAAGTCTCCCTGCTCTGTAAGTGCTTTAGCAGTGCATGGTGTGATGACTGGGTTTATGGACTCGGTACATGCACGGCGTTTGAATGGTATGGATCTTGTAGTGCCGGATGGTCAACCTGTGCGTTGGGCTCTAAGGTGGTTATACAAAAAGCGATTAACTGATCGCGTGTACGGTCCAAATCTTACTCAGCGTGTTGCTGAAGCTTTTGCAGAACGTGGATTGAGCGTCTATCTGTACGGAAGCAAGCAGGAAGTCTTGAATAAGTTCGCACAAAACCTTACTCAACGCTTCCCAGAGCTAAAGATTGCAGGTATGGAACCATCAAAATTTCGTAGACTGACCGAATACGAGCGTACAGAACTTGCAGACCGCATTAAGGCTTCCGGTGCAAATGCTATTTTTTTGGGTTTGGGTTGCCCTAGACAAGAGATATGGGCTTATGAATATCGCAATCTTGTAAACATTCCCATTTTAGCTGTTGGTGCTGCCTTCGATTTCCATGCAGGAACCTTACCTCAAGCACCAAAGATTATGCAAGATCTTGGCTTAGAGTGGTTATATCGCTTGATTCAAGAACCCAAGCGCTTGTGGCGGCGCTATGTAATACTCAATCCTCTTTACGTGTGGAACATATTTTTACAGTATCTAGGCTTAAAAAAATTCGTTCCTGGTGTGCCAGATGGGAGTGAAAGAATAGAATCCTACGGATAG
- a CDS encoding type II toxin-antitoxin system ParD family antitoxin, with protein MDISLTPELEQLIQDKVKSGRYLSASEVIREGLRLLDERDRLDEPRLAELKEKIREGIEELERGEGIDGEEVFAELEEDIQHVEVQMQQAEEIKA; from the coding sequence ATGGACATATCCTTAACTCCAGAGCTTGAGCAATTAATTCAAGATAAAGTTAAGAGTGGTAGATACTTATCTGCTAGTGAAGTCATTAGGGAAGGGCTGCGATTACTAGACGAGCGCGATCGCCTTGATGAGCCACGTTTAGCAGAATTGAAAGAGAAAATCCGCGAGGGCATAGAAGAACTTGAGCGTGGTGAGGGCATTGATGGTGAAGAAGTCTTTGCCGAACTTGAGGAAGATATTCAACATGTAGAAGTGCAAATGCAGCAAGCTGAAGAAATTAAAGCATGA
- a CDS encoding glycosyl hydrolase codes for MVFKSISFAQRVYLEPPLAAVPANLFGMHIHRSAKTTPWPTVPFTTWRLWDAYVAWPNLEPKKGEWHFEVLDKYLNLADKHHVEVLLPLGLSPAWASDRPTERSAYSPGFAAEPRNIEDWRNYVRTVATRYKGRIRYYEIWNEPNLQQFYSGTVEQMEMLSREAYLILKEIDPSIIVVSPSATGDDTGPSWLEKYLRRGGGAYADVIGYHFYVTPKPPEAIVPLVRKVQQIMARHGVSNKPLWNTEAGWAIANSSGSVNPKLVGFPENMKVLTADEAAAYVARSLILAWAAGLERFYWYAWDNQVMGLTEVDGKTVKLPARAYAETQKWLVGAKMSECKSNTQKTWICRLTRSGGYTAWIVWNPERNLTFKVPKTWRVHQVRNLTGARRILPASTYLDIGPSPILVEKPTQ; via the coding sequence GTGGTCTTCAAGAGCATTTCTTTTGCCCAGAGAGTTTATCTTGAACCACCGCTTGCTGCTGTCCCAGCCAACTTATTTGGTATGCATATTCACCGGAGCGCTAAGACAACGCCATGGCCCACCGTTCCTTTTACAACCTGGCGCTTGTGGGATGCTTATGTAGCTTGGCCTAATCTAGAACCCAAAAAAGGTGAGTGGCATTTTGAAGTGTTGGATAAATATCTCAACTTGGCTGATAAACATCACGTTGAAGTGCTGCTACCGCTAGGCTTGTCCCCGGCTTGGGCCTCAGATCGACCAACGGAGCGATCGGCTTATTCTCCTGGATTTGCGGCTGAGCCAAGGAATATAGAGGACTGGCGCAACTATGTGCGGACAGTTGCAACGCGCTACAAGGGTCGAATTCGGTACTACGAAATCTGGAACGAACCAAATCTACAACAGTTTTATTCTGGTACTGTAGAGCAGATGGAAATGCTATCGCGTGAGGCTTACCTGATTCTCAAGGAAATAGATCCATCAATCATAGTAGTTTCTCCATCTGCCACCGGCGATGATACGGGTCCATCTTGGCTGGAAAAATATCTTCGCAGAGGCGGCGGAGCCTACGCTGATGTGATTGGCTATCACTTTTATGTGACTCCCAAGCCCCCTGAAGCAATCGTGCCGCTTGTTAGAAAAGTTCAGCAGATTATGGCAAGGCACGGCGTCAGTAATAAACCTTTGTGGAATACAGAAGCAGGGTGGGCGATCGCCAACTCAAGCGGTTCAGTCAATCCAAAACTGGTTGGTTTCCCTGAGAACATGAAAGTGCTGACAGCAGATGAGGCGGCAGCTTACGTGGCACGATCATTAATTTTGGCATGGGCAGCAGGTTTAGAACGTTTTTACTGGTACGCCTGGGATAATCAAGTGATGGGGTTGACTGAGGTGGATGGTAAAACTGTAAAGCTCCCTGCCAGAGCCTATGCTGAGACTCAGAAGTGGTTGGTGGGGGCAAAGATGAGTGAGTGTAAATCCAATACTCAGAAAACTTGGATTTGTCGATTGACTCGTAGTGGTGGCTATACCGCCTGGATTGTATGGAATCCAGAGCGCAACTTAACCTTCAAAGTACCTAAGACTTGGCGGGTACACCAGGTAAGAAACTTGACTGGAGCTAGGCGTATATTGCCAGCCTCAACCTATCTAGATATTGGTCCGTCACCCATATTAGTAGAAAAGCCGACACAATGA
- a CDS encoding glycosyltransferase family 1 protein, which yields MHILISALSRFSKPTGLCRHAANLAQCLAISNKASKITLVVGAWQKYYFQTSFKLDLDKITLVSVDIKNNSLSRNVWFAYSLPRLANSLDSDIVHLSFPIPFFRSLFSSPIIVTVHDLYPYDFPANFGFPNALFNRLFLKQCINNSDGIICVSHCTLERLKSHFVNITLRKQTDVIYNYIDFSYTPPKIPKVNNITEFPFLLSVAQHRKNKNLDLLIKSYSYLINKDKIQKQTKLIIVGSSGGETENIRSLISRLSVQEHVLLLSSIDDGELCWLYQNCDLFISPSSTEGFCLPLAEALYFSCKVVCSNIPIFREIGASKCTYFNLQDEPLKNLSQAIVNCLQQPHPNSTPDIITLFSKASSSSQHLEFYSKFI from the coding sequence GTGCACATATTAATTTCTGCTCTGAGCAGGTTCTCAAAACCTACTGGTCTTTGCCGGCATGCTGCAAATCTGGCTCAGTGCCTTGCTATTTCTAATAAAGCTTCCAAAATTACTTTGGTAGTAGGGGCGTGGCAAAAGTATTACTTTCAAACATCCTTCAAGCTTGACTTAGATAAAATTACTCTAGTTTCTGTAGATATTAAAAATAACTCACTTTCAAGGAATGTTTGGTTTGCATACAGCCTACCGAGGCTGGCTAATAGCCTTGATTCTGATATTGTTCATTTATCTTTCCCGATCCCATTTTTTCGCTCACTTTTCTCATCTCCAATTATTGTAACTGTTCACGATCTTTACCCTTATGATTTTCCTGCAAACTTTGGTTTTCCCAATGCTTTATTCAATCGTTTATTCTTAAAGCAATGTATAAATAACAGTGATGGTATTATATGTGTTTCCCATTGCACGCTAGAACGCCTGAAGAGCCATTTTGTAAATATTACTTTACGGAAGCAAACAGATGTAATTTACAATTACATAGATTTCAGCTATACTCCTCCTAAAATTCCAAAAGTAAATAATATTACTGAATTTCCCTTCCTGCTAAGTGTTGCTCAGCATCGTAAGAATAAAAATTTAGATTTATTGATTAAATCGTATTCTTACCTAATAAATAAAGATAAAATTCAGAAGCAAACTAAACTTATTATCGTTGGTAGCTCTGGAGGTGAGACTGAAAATATTCGTTCTCTTATATCGAGGCTATCTGTTCAAGAGCATGTGCTATTGCTTTCATCAATAGATGATGGCGAGTTATGCTGGTTGTATCAAAACTGCGATCTTTTCATATCTCCTTCTTCTACTGAAGGGTTTTGTTTGCCGCTAGCTGAGGCATTGTACTTTTCATGTAAGGTAGTCTGCTCAAACATTCCTATATTTAGAGAGATTGGAGCTTCTAAATGTACTTATTTTAACTTGCAAGATGAACCTCTCAAAAATCTCTCGCAAGCTATTGTTAATTGCCTACAACAGCCTCATCCGAACAGTACACCTGATATAATAACTCTATTCTCAAAAGCGAGTTCATCAAGTCAACATCTTGAGTTTTATTCTAAATTTATATGA
- a CDS encoding type II toxin-antitoxin system RelE/ParE family toxin: protein MSRYILAPSAKQDLKEINSYLVRFSPATARRFKDRIRKQ from the coding sequence ATGAGTCGATATATCTTAGCTCCTTCAGCTAAACAAGACCTCAAGGAAATCAACAGCTATCTTGTTCGTTTCAGCCCTGCTACTGCTAGAAGATTTAAAGATAGAATTAGAAAACAGTGA
- a CDS encoding IS630 family transposase (programmed frameshift), whose protein sequence is MPEKFIVNLNTEEREYLHQLTHKGKCPARVFKRAHILLLADEGHADETIAQMLHVGESTVHRTRQKCVDGGVKFALSEQPRPGGKRKLDGRAEAFLIATACSDAPTGQKRWTMQMLADRLVELQLVDSISDETVRRVLEKNDIKPWLNQQWCISQVNADFIWRMEEVLDLYEQPYNPCEPVVCFDERPVQLVSETRTPLPREPGKPKRYDYEYKREGTCNLFAFFQPLAQWRHIKVTDQRTAQDFALCMQYLVDVLFPFAHLIHVVLDNLNTHTPAALYQTFDAVEARRILEKLQFHYTPVHGSWLNMVELELSVLSGQCLERRIPSTEELSREVAAWEASRNQAQASVNWRFTNTQARIKLERLYPQPSLSESSLSKL, encoded by the exons ATGCCAGAAAAATTCATTGTCAACCTCAATACAGAAGAACGAGAATACTTGCATCAATTAACGCATAAGGGTAAATGTCCAGCTCGTGTGTTCAAGCGAGCACATATCCTGTTGCTTGCCGATGAAGGACATGCTGATGAAACAATTGCTCAAATGCTACATGTGGGAGAATCAACGGTACATCGGACTCGTCAAAAGTGTGTAGATGGTGGAGTTAAGTTTGCCTTGAGCGAGCAACCTCGTCCAGGCGGAAAACGTAAATTGGATGGACGCGCAGAAGCTTTTCTGATAGCAACGGCTTGTAGTGATGCGCCGACAGGACAGAAACGATGGACGATGCAGATGTTAGCAGATCGCCTCGTGGAACTACAGCTAGTGGACAGCATCTCAGACGAGACGGTACGACGAGTGTTAGAAAAAA ACGACATCAAGCCGTGGTTAAACCAACAGTGGTGCATTTCACAGGTGAATGCAGATTTTATCTGGCGGATGGAGGAGGTTTTAGACTTGTACGAGCAACCCTACAATCCATGTGAGCCGGTGGTTTGCTTTGATGAGCGCCCCGTGCAACTAGTGAGCGAAACCCGCACCCCACTTCCTCGAGAACCAGGAAAACCAAAGCGTTATGACTATGAGTACAAGCGTGAAGGCACGTGCAATCTATTTGCCTTTTTTCAACCGTTAGCACAGTGGCGACATATCAAAGTGACTGACCAACGCACTGCACAAGATTTTGCCTTGTGTATGCAGTATTTGGTGGATGTCTTATTCCCATTTGCACACCTAATTCATGTTGTGTTGGACAACTTGAACACCCATACGCCCGCTGCTTTGTATCAAACCTTTGACGCGGTTGAAGCTCGTCGTATTCTCGAGAAGTTACAGTTTCACTACACTCCAGTTCATGGCAGTTGGTTAAATATGGTCGAACTGGAACTATCGGTTTTATCTGGTCAATGTTTAGAGCGTCGCATTCCGTCCACTGAAGAACTGTCTAGAGAAGTCGCAGCATGGGAAGCATCTCGTAATCAGGCTCAAGCAAGCGTGAACTGGCGTTTCACTAACACTCAAGCACGAATCAAGCTAGAACGTTTGTATCCTCAACCAAGCCTGTCAGAATCTAGCCTGTCAAAATTGTAG